In Erigeron canadensis isolate Cc75 chromosome 1, C_canadensis_v1, whole genome shotgun sequence, a single window of DNA contains:
- the LOC122591841 gene encoding putative clathrin assembly protein At1g25240, with the protein MRMLKRASDALKDASSLFIANWTPRSAYRNPDIEACVIKATSHNGSRIDYNSAQRIFAWIRVSSHYIHPVLSALSTRMERTHNWTVALKGLMLLHGIFSCKVPAIQRIGQLPFDLSNFKDRNPNLCHHEAFIRAYYTYLNKKSSLMFQQEPKTGSLRKGSKEKPRQPSTMQDLVMLENLQGLLDTLLDIKPLKEKMANVLVLEAMDCIVIEIFDIYSRICNGIAAVLVRLYAVGKDEAVKAFSILQKAAAQAEVLSRYIEFCRDFGVTKASESPKIVHIRKEDIQALKNIIDKVSNQQKIEELIPREEDKAMILQEDIKETDLMNGVT; encoded by the coding sequence ATGCGGATGTTGAAACGGGCTTCTGATGCGTTGAAAGACGCAAGCAGTCTTTTCATCGCAAATTGGACTCCCAGATCAGCATATCGAAATCCTGACATTGAGGCTTGTGTCATAAAAGCCACCAGCCATAATGGTTCTCGTATTGATTACAACAGCGCCCAACGCATATTTGCATGGATTCGTGTTTCCAGCCATTACATCCATCCAGTATTATCTGCCCTTTCCACTAGAATGGAAAGGACTCATAATTGGACAGTGGCCTTGAAAGGTCTCATGCTTTTGCATGGGATCTTTAGTTGCAAAGTCCCTGCCATTCAGCGGATTGGCCAATTACCGTTTGATCTCTCAAATTTCAAAGACCGAAATCCTAATTTATGTCATCATGAAGCGTTCATCCGTGCTTACTACACATATCTCAACAAAAAATCATCTCTAATGTTCCAACAAGAACCAAAGACAGGAAGTCTTAGAAAAGGAAGCAAAGAAAAACCGAGACAACCATCCACGATGCAAGATCTTGTTATGTTGGAGAATCTTCAGGGTTTGCTAGATACATTGCTGGATATCAAGCCGCTAAAAGAAAAGATGGCAAATGTCTTGGTTCTTGAAGCAATGGATTGCATTGTAATCGAGATATTTGATATCTACAGTCGAATCTGTAACGGAATAGCAGCAGTTCTCGTGAGGTTATATGCTGTTGGAAAAGATGAAGCTGTAAAGGCGTTTTCGATTTTGCAAAAAGCAGCTGCTCAGGCCGAGGTTTTGTCTCGATATATAGAATTTTGCAGGGACTTTGGAGTCACCAAAGCATCAGAGAGCCCCAAAATCGTGCACATCCGCAAAGAGGATATCCAAGCACTAAAGAACATAATAGATAAGGTTTCAAACcaacaaaagattgaagaattgATTCCAAGAGAAGAGGACAAAGCCATGATCCTCCAGGAGGACATCAAGGAAACCGATTTAATGAATGGTGTTACCTGA